The stretch of DNA CGGACATCGATATTTGGGTTAACATATTGAAAGTGAACCATACCTTGTTGATCAATAATATAAACAGCAGGGACAGGCAACGCGACGCGGGCGTCTCCATCTATATCAATAAATGGTACACCTAGTTTATCTCTGTACTTTTCCTCAGTTTTCTTATCTAAGAAAAATGCTAAGCCCATATTTTTTGCTAGCGCCAACTCAGGATCCGCTAATAAATTGTATGCCAGTCTTTCTCGTGTTTGTTGCTCTGCAATATTTTTATTACTGTCTGGGGAAATAGCAACAATTTGAAAACCAAGAAAGTCTAGAGCTGATTCAATCTTTTTCATTCGATTTAATTGGGCATTACAGTATGGACACCAACCTCCGCGGTATACCACCAGCACAGTTGGCTTTTGAGAAAAGAGTGCATCCGTACATACCGAGTTTGATTGGCTATCTTCAACACAGGTATTTGGTACCAGCATACCTGGTAAAATTGGCCTAACTTCAAATGCACTGTTTGCAATCCCTTCCGCATTTGCGCCCGGCGCAGCAAAACTATTCAATGACAACAAACAGGTGGATAATAATAATAGAGATTTAATAACTAACTTTTTCATAATGTTCCCTTTTAAAAGTAAAATGCACTTCTATTGAAGTGCATTCGGTTACATTACTAGACCTAATCTATGGCCAATATATTTCATTAACTCATAAAAGTTATTCTATATTTTCTGCGGGGATACGATTAGCAATAAAAGTTCGTATTTCTGATTCTAATTGCTCAACAATATTATTGTTATCGATACGTTTTTTCTGACGTTGGCCATTTATATAAAAACCGCTTCGCTTATTTGCACCTGCTAAGCCTAAATCAGATACTAGGGCTTCACCTGGACCATTCACAACACAACCTATAACAGAAACAGTAACAGGTTCAACAACGTCTTCTAGGCGCTCTTCTAATGCATTCATGGTGCTTACAACATCAAACTCTTGTCGTGAACAGCTTGGACATGCAATAAAGTTAATACCACGCGCGCGAATGCCTAATGATTTTAATATATCAAAACCAACTTTAATTTCTTCAACCGGATCAGCAGCAAGAGAAATTCGAATAGTATCGCCTATGCCTTCGGCCAACAACATGCCTAAACCAACAGCTGACTTCACCGCTCCAGAACGAAAACCGCCCGCTTCAGTAATACCTAAATGCAGTGGTTGTTCTATTTTTTGCGCTAATAAACGGTAAGCACCCACAGCTAAATGTACATCTGACGCTTTTACACTGACTTTAAAGTTGTGAAAGTCATGACGCTGCAATATTTCAACATGACGCATCGCAGATTCTACTAATGCTTCAGGGGTTGGCTCATGATACTTTTCTTGAATATCTTTTTCTAACGAACCGCCATTAACACCAATTCTGATAGGAATATTTTTTTCTTTCGCGACATCTATTACAGCTTTGATGCGCTCTTCATTGCCAATATTGCCAGGGTTAATTCTAAGGCAGTCGACACCGTACTCTGCAACTTTTAGCGCTATACGGTAATCAAAATGAATATCAGCAACAAGAGGAATAGTCACTTGCTGTTTAATTTCTTTAAACGCTTCGGCGGCTTCCATTGTTGGTACAGATACACGCACAATGTCGGCACCTGCCGCTTGAATACGGTTAATTTGAGCTACGGTTGCTTCAACATCATTTGTGTTGGTGTTAGTCATTGATTGAACGGCTATGGGCGCATCTCCACCGACCGGCACATTGCCGACCATAATTTGTGTGGATTTACGTCTCTTAATCGGGTTTTCACCAAACATGTTTATACTTTCTCTTTTTACTGTTGTGCTTCTATTTCAAATCGGGCGACACGATTAGTTGGCTTGTCTGATATGTCGTATTCTTTGTCATTTACCCAAATCGTAACGCCATAGGTGCTTCCTAATAATACTCTAAAAGGGCCTTGAGCGTTTAATGTCATTAGGTATCCGGCCGGTTTATTGCCTACCGCAATGCGCTCATCAAATGCATCGTAAACTTCAACCCATACTTCTTGTTCAAATTTAAACTGAACTTTAATATAGTCATCTTCGTCGGACTCACCATTCTCAGCCAATAAACGCTTTTCTTCATCACTTAAAACAACCGGTAACTGTGCTGGTTGTGAAGATTGGTTTTGCTGAGTTTCGGTTACTGATTGGTTACCTTCAACCTGCTCAACTTTGGCAACACTTTCAGCTGTCGCTTGTACACCTTGAGTGGCATTATTTTGTAACTGCTCAGCTGGCTCTTCTTTCGGCTGCTGCACTCTTAATGCACTAGCTGGAAAACTATCAGCCGTATCAGCAGCTGTATTATTAACTGCTGGTTGTATAGCTTCACCCGTTTCAGTCTCTTCAACATCATTAGCAGGCAAGTCAATATCGGCGTTCACGTCATTGCTTTGAATGGCCGCTTTTGGGACATTCTCATTTGCGCTTACTTCGTCCACCGTGTTCGCAGGGGCTAACATCTCAATACCCTTAGTTTGATACCACCAGAATACTAACGCGACCGCTAAAATAATGACTATTAACCAAGTTATAATAGTCAAACGACGTTCTATTTTTTTGCGTTTGCTTCTTTTTGAAAATGACTGCATTTTCATCGCATTTGGAGAACTTGGCGCGGTAGTTTCTACCTGAGGAAGTACCGAGCCTTCATCAATATCTACTTTTTTTGCATAGCTTCGAATATAACCACGTATAAAGGTTTCCGGTAAATTATCTGGTATATCGTCCGCTTCAATCGCCACTAAAACTTTAACGGGTACTCTAATTTGTTCGGCCAACTCTTCTAAACTTAAACCTTGCGCGTTTCGTGCATTTGCTAATATTTCTCCAGCCGATAGTTTTACTGATTCAGACTTTGAACTAGTTGTGTCGTTTACTGAGTCGATTTGAGTTTCGTCTTTCATTATTGATACTGCTCCGGATTAACTTTCAATAACCTGGTCCCTGCTGACAAGACACCATCTTGGTTAATATTGTTCCATTTTTTTAGCTGGGCAAGTTTAATCCCCATGCGTTCTGCGGTTAGCTTTAAAGTCTGATTACTTGGCACCCGGTAATATACATCTGGGTTAGCTACATACAGCTTTTGTCCGACTTTTAATTTAGCTTTTGAAGTTAAATTGTTCCACTTGATTAGCGTATCAAGTTTTATATTGTAGTTCTTCGATATTTTATATAAGAATTCACCGGCTTTTACCTGATGAGTGGGGATATTTATGTTCGGCACTGATACTTTTAATAAGTCACTGGCCTTTTGGCGATTAGCTTGCTCTTGTAATGATGTGTAGTAAGAAGGATCAGCAACCAGTAACTTTTGTCCTTCTTTGAGCCAGGCGTCTTCATTTAGTTGATTCCAACGTAATAACGCTTCTAACTCTACGCCTTCCCGCTTGGCAACATCAGACACCTGTAATTCTTTTTCTAATGTAACAAACGGCTCTGGTTCCGCCACAAAAAGAGTTTGACCAAGACTTACCTCTTGGTTACTTAACGCATTCCATTCCATCAATTTTGCAACTTTTACGTTAAAATTTACGGAAATTCGATACAAGTTATCGCCGGCTTGAACTTGATAGGTTGGTACAATCAAATTAACCGGTTCAGGTGTTACGTAAACGCGAGTATTTACCGTACTTGCACGGTCATTAACCACTTTTGATGCTGCGACTTTTGTTACCAATACCTGCTCTTGTGGTAAAGGCGCTTCTTTTTTCAAAATGACCGATGACTGAACTTCTTCAGGTAATTTCACCGATTCAGTATCTGTTAAGGGCTTAGAAAACATTTCTACTTTTTTTTGTAATTCCTCGGCAAACTCGGACTTAGACGAAACTTGCTGAACTGCGGAAGCGATTACTGTTGGTAACGCTAGTGGTGCTCTGTTTGTCGTCACCCTAGAATTTGTTGTTGATGAGTTAGGCTGCGCTGTAGTTCTGCTTGAATTGTTTATTGTTGAATTACTAGGGGATTTGCGAATAATCTTAATTTTAGGACTCGCATTGTGTTTAGCCTGATATTTAAGTCTTAATTGCTCAAACTCACTATTTATTATTGAGTTTGTAGTGACATAAAGTGCTTCTGTACTATCGGGAAATTCTGCGACAATTTGGTCGGCATACTGGTTAGCTTGATTTAAACGACCTCGTTTACTTTCTAAAACATGGCCTAATAAAAGGCTACGAGGCGTGGGCTGACCAATTCGATTAAAACGCGCGTAAAACTCAAGAGCAGCAACTAAATCACCAGTGGCGTATTTAATTCCGGCAAGAGATAATAAGTTATAAGCTCGACCAGGGTTGTGCTTATAAGACATCTCAAAATACTCTTGAGCTTGTAAAATTTGATCGTTAGTTAACGCACAAATCGCTAAGTTCTCATAACTGTCTGCAGCTCGAGTATATTTAGATATATTGATGGCTTTTTTGAAATAAACAGCCGCTTTATCTAACTGCCCTACGTTACATAAAAAGGTACCGTAGTTATTTAACGTGTCTGGATTTTCTGGCTCAAGATCGATAGCTTCAAGATAATACTTTTCAGCTATCTCCATCTCGCCAACCATTTGATAATAATAGCCAAGGCTATAATTAACATCAGCACGTTTCGGGTTGAACTCTAATGCTTTTTCTAAATTAAACTTAGCCTGCTCAAATCGATTTGTTTCCAAATAACTCAACGCTAAAATCAAGCGAGTTCGAGCCGCCTCGTCGCGATCAAATTCAAAACTACGTACCTGTTTTTTTGAATCGATGAATGTCTTTTCCGTAACACACGCTGATAACAAAGTTACGCAGCAAAGCAAATATAGAATTCGTCCCATAACCCACTTCTTTTGTTAGTTATTTTTATTATTAACTAAACCAGTTTGACTGATATTGAATCACCTTTCATCTGTTTTTTTAATAAACGTTTGGTTCTATCCACAACATCACCAACTAGTTGGCCACACGCAGCATCAATATCGTCACCACGAGTACGTCTTACAATACAGGTATAACCTTCTTCTTGCATTACTTTTGCAAATCGATCCACTCGACTGTTTGATGATTTCTCATAAGGCGCACCAGGGAACGGGTTCCATGGAATTAAATTAATTTTAGAAGGCGTACCGCGTAGGGTTTGTGCTAATTCACGAGCCTGTTCCATAGAGTCATTAATACCGTTTAACATGACATATTCAATGGTAATTTCTTTGTTAGCTGTAGAGCCATCTATATAACGACGACAAGCTGCTAAAAATTCTTGAATATTGTACTTCTTATTAATAGGCACAAGTATGTCTCTAAGTTCGTCGTTTGGCGCATGCAATGAAATAGCAAGTGCCACATCAATTTTCGTTTTTAACAAGTCTAGCGCAGGAACAACACCTGAGGTACTTATAGTCACACGGCGTTTAGACAAACCAAATGCAAAATCATCCATCATAAGTTCCATGGCTGGAACGACATTTTTAACGTTTAATAGCGGTTCACCCATGCCCATCATTACTACGTTTGTCACCGCGCGATTAGTAGACATTCCATCCCAACCGATATCTTGCGCAACTCGCCAAACTTGACCAATAATCTCGCCTACCGTTAGGTTACGGTTAAAGCCTTGTTGCGCTGTTGAGCAGAAAGTACACTCTAATGCACAGCCGACTTGTGATGAAACACATAAGGTTTTGCGATCACCATCTGGAATCCAAACCGCTTCTACTTCTTGACCGCCCTCAAGCAACATGGCGTATTTAATAGTGCCATCTGAAGATTCTTGGCGAACTGAAATTTCCGGCGCTCGTACTTCACATTTTTCCGCGAGTTTGGCGCGCAATACTTTAGAGAAATTGGTCATTTCTGAAAAGTCTGTTTGCCCCATCTGATAAATCCACTTTATTGCTTGGTCAGCTCTGAACGGTTTCTCATTTAGCTCATCTTTGAAAAATTGACGAAGTGCCATGCGATCGTAATCTAATAAATTAAATTTTTTCTTAGCTTTTGCTTCAACAGCAGTTGGATTAACAGTTTCTACAGACATATTGACCTCGATGTAGCTTGTATCGTTATTAAGATGCGTTGTTACACGCGTACATAGTTTTTGCTATAACCCCTGCCTAAATTACTTTTATTACTACTTATGTGAGTCGCGGTTCACGTAGCATAAAAAAATTAAAAGAGTTATAGCAAAAAATACAAAAAGGACCTTAGCAAGCTAAAGTCCTTTTTATTTAATTCTTATCTGCAAAAATTAACGAGTGCGGTTGCAAAGTTCGTCAGCAGAGAAGAAGTATGCGATTTCACGTGCAGCTGACTCAGGAGCGTCAGAACCGTGTACCGCATTTTCGTCGATAGATGCAGCATAGTCAGCACGTAAAGTACCAGCAAGTGCTTCAGCAGGGTTAGTCGCACCCATGATTTCACGGTTTTTAAGAACAGCGTTTTCGCCTTCTAAAACTTGAACCATAACAGGACCAGAAGTCATGAAAGATACTAGAGCGCCAAAGAAAGGACGTTCGCTGTGCTCAGCATAGAAACCTTCAGCTTGCTCTTGTGAAAGGTGTACCATTTTTGATGCTACGATACGTAGACCAGCAGATTCGAAACGGTTGTAGATAGCACCGATTACGTTTTTAGCTACTGCGTCTGGTTTGATAATTGAAAAAGTACGTTCTAACGCCATGGTTAAACTCCATATATAAATTAAAATTAAAGATTCTAAATTCTGGGCGCGAATTATACGCGAAGTTTTGTAAAAAAAATATGTTTGCTTATATTTATCATTCAATAACATAATGTAGTAATCAAACTCTATGCTTTAGATTTAGCACCGTGCTAACTTATGCATTACAACTATATAAATAATATAGCTTTTTTAAGGATTTTTAATGGCATCATCTTTGTTCATCACCGACGTGTTAAAGCAGGTCAAAAATAAGTACCTGGCTCTGATCGGTGACGCTGAACAATTTTATCTCGAGTTTGATGACACTATTGGCCGATACCAAAAAGAACAAAATCGTTTAAATGAAGCTAAACATCAACTCGAAACTATTATTGCTTTTGAAAAAAGTAATGGTTATTACCCGGCAATTAAAGATCAATCTGATACCGAAGCCTATCTTAACGAATTACAACAAATTATAGATAAAAGTCGTGCTGCAATAAAAACGCTAGAGCCTCGTATCTTAGGTGGATATCGCCGTCGCACTGCAATGGTTAATGAGCTTGCTGATATTATTATAGGAAATACCCTTAATGAAAAAGACGCGAATAAGTTTATAACTACTCTGGTGCTACGTTCACCTTTACCCTCTGCGCATTCGCGTTGCCCTAGCAATGAAAAAAACAAGCCAATTTACATTGCGGCTTGGACAGCGTGCCTTTTTCACAGGCTAGTCGAACAAAGCTTAATCGACGATAAAAGCATTTTAGAAAAAGTACCTACTATGGTTCCAAGTGCAGATAATGAAGATGTTCTAGAGCCAAATCCAGACATGTTAAATCATTATATATGCGAAGTACTTAGGCCAATTGTAATAGCATCATTGATTCATCAAATTGGTAGTTACAGTGTTGATGCCAGCCAGTTTTATAAAGGCAATCGTTACCGACTACTAAATGACAAAGAGCGAGAAGGCTTGATTAAAGCCATTTTTGAAAATACAAATCGATATTTAGAATATGGTTTAGGCAAGCCAGATCAAGAAGCCTTTAGTTTTCAAGAAGCGGAAGACTATAAAAAAGCCGTTAATCGTTACGATTTGACAGACTCCATTTTAAAAGGTTACGTGAAACCCAATAATGCGATGGGAAACCTACTTCGTATCCCTATGATTTATTCGTCTTTTCTGATGTCTACCAAGCCTAAGCACGACTATTCTATTATTTACAAAGCCTACGATATTATTAAAAGCGGAATAGACAAAGAGCTAATTCATGCGGGGTTTGGGACGCAGTTTTTAAAAATGGTCGGACAGTTTCCACTAGGCTCTGGAATTTATTTTATTTCTACAGAATCTGGGCAACCAGAAAGAGCGATTGTTATTGGCATGAATCCCCCAGAATATAACAGTGCCATAGTAAAGCAGATGACTCGTAGACAAATAAAGTACGATGACTTTTCGCAAACCTTAGTAAGTTATGAGTCCAATCTATTGAACGAGCAAGCCCGAAAAAACTCGGATTTTGGTAGCGCTTATTATGAAAAACAATTTCCGAGGGGATTCACATGGAACCCGGCAGAATTTTGGGAAATTGAAATCAATCAAGACACATTCTGGCGACGTGATAACACACTTAAAACCAATTAGTCGATCAAATACCCGAACCCAAGTGCTTGAGCCATAAGTGACCGCCTTAGAAATCTACTTTGCCACGTGCTTTTTTTATTTGTGCGTGTTTTGTTTTGCTATCAAGCCTTTTTCTCTGCGATGAACGCGTCGGCTTTGTTGCTTTTCTAGGTGGTAGCGTCTTTATCGCCGAGCGGATAATTTCAACCAGACGTTCAATTGCCGTATCTCGGTTTTGTTGT from Psychrosphaera aestuarii encodes:
- the ndk gene encoding nucleoside-diphosphate kinase yields the protein MALERTFSIIKPDAVAKNVIGAIYNRFESAGLRIVASKMVHLSQEQAEGFYAEHSERPFFGALVSFMTSGPVMVQVLEGENAVLKNREIMGATNPAEALAGTLRADYAASIDENAVHGSDAPESAAREIAYFFSADELCNRTR
- the pilW gene encoding type IV pilus biogenesis/stability protein PilW — translated: MGRILYLLCCVTLLSACVTEKTFIDSKKQVRSFEFDRDEAARTRLILALSYLETNRFEQAKFNLEKALEFNPKRADVNYSLGYYYQMVGEMEIAEKYYLEAIDLEPENPDTLNNYGTFLCNVGQLDKAAVYFKKAINISKYTRAADSYENLAICALTNDQILQAQEYFEMSYKHNPGRAYNLLSLAGIKYATGDLVAALEFYARFNRIGQPTPRSLLLGHVLESKRGRLNQANQYADQIVAEFPDSTEALYVTTNSIINSEFEQLRLKYQAKHNASPKIKIIRKSPSNSTINNSSRTTAQPNSSTTNSRVTTNRAPLALPTVIASAVQQVSSKSEFAEELQKKVEMFSKPLTDTESVKLPEEVQSSVILKKEAPLPQEQVLVTKVAASKVVNDRASTVNTRVYVTPEPVNLIVPTYQVQAGDNLYRISVNFNVKVAKLMEWNALSNQEVSLGQTLFVAEPEPFVTLEKELQVSDVAKREGVELEALLRWNQLNEDAWLKEGQKLLVADPSYYTSLQEQANRQKASDLLKVSVPNINIPTHQVKAGEFLYKISKNYNIKLDTLIKWNNLTSKAKLKVGQKLYVANPDVYYRVPSNQTLKLTAERMGIKLAQLKKWNNINQDGVLSAGTRLLKVNPEQYQ
- a CDS encoding peroxiredoxin-like family protein, coding for MKKLVIKSLLLLSTCLLSLNSFAAPGANAEGIANSAFEVRPILPGMLVPNTCVEDSQSNSVCTDALFSQKPTVLVVYRGGWCPYCNAQLNRMKKIESALDFLGFQIVAISPDSNKNIAEQQTRERLAYNLLADPELALAKNMGLAFFLDKKTEEKYRDKLGVPFIDIDGDARVALPVPAVYIIDQQGMVHFQYVNPNIDVRLSEDLLYKAASETMKVINETKQKTLNKK
- a CDS encoding bifunctional tRNA (adenosine(37)-C2)-methyltransferase TrmG/ribosomal RNA large subunit methyltransferase RlmN, giving the protein MSVETVNPTAVEAKAKKKFNLLDYDRMALRQFFKDELNEKPFRADQAIKWIYQMGQTDFSEMTNFSKVLRAKLAEKCEVRAPEISVRQESSDGTIKYAMLLEGGQEVEAVWIPDGDRKTLCVSSQVGCALECTFCSTAQQGFNRNLTVGEIIGQVWRVAQDIGWDGMSTNRAVTNVVMMGMGEPLLNVKNVVPAMELMMDDFAFGLSKRRVTISTSGVVPALDLLKTKIDVALAISLHAPNDELRDILVPINKKYNIQEFLAACRRYIDGSTANKEITIEYVMLNGINDSMEQARELAQTLRGTPSKINLIPWNPFPGAPYEKSSNSRVDRFAKVMQEEGYTCIVRRTRGDDIDAACGQLVGDVVDRTKRLLKKQMKGDSISVKLV
- a CDS encoding RodZ domain-containing protein yields the protein MKDETQIDSVNDTTSSKSESVKLSAGEILANARNAQGLSLEELAEQIRVPVKVLVAIEADDIPDNLPETFIRGYIRSYAKKVDIDEGSVLPQVETTAPSSPNAMKMQSFSKRSKRKKIERRLTIITWLIVIILAVALVFWWYQTKGIEMLAPANTVDEVSANENVPKAAIQSNDVNADIDLPANDVEETETGEAIQPAVNNTAADTADSFPASALRVQQPKEEPAEQLQNNATQGVQATAESVAKVEQVEGNQSVTETQQNQSSQPAQLPVVLSDEEKRLLAENGESDEDDYIKVQFKFEQEVWVEVYDAFDERIAVGNKPAGYLMTLNAQGPFRVLLGSTYGVTIWVNDKEYDISDKPTNRVARFEIEAQQ
- the ispG gene encoding flavodoxin-dependent (E)-4-hydroxy-3-methylbut-2-enyl-diphosphate synthase; this encodes MFGENPIKRRKSTQIMVGNVPVGGDAPIAVQSMTNTNTNDVEATVAQINRIQAAGADIVRVSVPTMEAAEAFKEIKQQVTIPLVADIHFDYRIALKVAEYGVDCLRINPGNIGNEERIKAVIDVAKEKNIPIRIGVNGGSLEKDIQEKYHEPTPEALVESAMRHVEILQRHDFHNFKVSVKASDVHLAVGAYRLLAQKIEQPLHLGITEAGGFRSGAVKSAVGLGMLLAEGIGDTIRISLAADPVEEIKVGFDILKSLGIRARGINFIACPSCSRQEFDVVSTMNALEERLEDVVEPVTVSVIGCVVNGPGEALVSDLGLAGANKRSGFYINGQRQKKRIDNNNIVEQLESEIRTFIANRIPAENIE